In the Ictalurus punctatus breed USDA103 chromosome 7, Coco_2.0, whole genome shotgun sequence genome, one interval contains:
- the apol1 gene encoding apolipoprotein L1 isoform X3 produces MDDEKSGGMLSSFFRRSPKLAQNCTHDQGAGSSDITEKKDRADETPLVPPRPSEEELRKTISHRLSVNPTDADHNQDSVVSGNKQQVKGSEDEGGQPKKKNVKKKKNPFMPHVTAKSKMVQKKSGEDGTDDVEKNSLMEQLNGFRLERVHSEDEEDLDSLMEWWSTVQQWEPMFKDEDMTEKEEAKTFALTAEKVQRGIRVFNQLFSERAEALWQHIIDLSLIADGLDRFNKRAKVAQITGGSTSAIGGVATITGLALAPVTMGTSLIVTAVGLGVAAAGGLTSASASISNTVHGSMDRKKVERIVKDFQSKMADIDKCTRFIKRGIENLRELNAPKVKKLKAYDSDFSGINNIYEDGVMAGKAVLINANEITRFTQVAMATGGTAARAVQVAAMATGVLTGLFVAMDVYFVAKDSHELRKGAKSEFARKIRDVAEQLHQGLVELNMIREELQCSNTSMISISSPSSSISTSTALSSSSSTSGTSISSSTFPCASSSLSQNTEAQAEAQTLS; encoded by the exons ATGGACGAT GAAAAGTCAGGAGGAATGCTGAGCAGCTTTTTCAGGCGCTCTCCCAAACTGGCTCAGAACTGCACTCATGACCAG gGTGCTGGGAGCTCAGACATCACAGAGAAGAAAGACCGAGCAGATGAAACCCCTCTCGTCCCTCCAAGACCCAGTGAGGAg GAGCTCAGAAAGACCATCTCACACCGTCTGAGTGTGAATCCAACCGACGCGGATCATAATCAG GATTCTGTTGTGTCTGGCAACAAACAGCAGGTCAAAGGAAGTGAAGATGAAGGAGGTCAG CCAAAGAAAAAGaatgtaaagaaaaagaagaatccCTTCATGCCTCATGTGACAGCTAAG agtAAAATGGTTCAGAAGAAGAGCGGAGAAGACGGCACTGATGATGTAGAG AAGAATTCGCTCATGGAGCAGCTGAACGGGTTTCGTCTGGAACGAGTTCACAGCGAAGACGAGGAG GATCTTGACAGCCTCATGGAGTGGTGGAGCACGGTCCAAC AATGGGAGCCGATGTTCAAAGATGAAGATATGACAGAAAAAGAGGAGGCTAA GACATTTGCATTAACAGCTGAAAAGGTGCAACGCGGCATTCGCGTGTTTAACCAGCTGTTTTCAGAGCGAGCAGAAGCTCTTTGGCAGCACATCATTGATCTCAGCCTCATCGCCGACGGTCTGGACCGCTTCAACAAAAGGGCCAAAGTGGCCCAGATCACAGGTGGCTCCACCAGCGCTATTGGGGGTGTGGCCACTATAACAGGCCTCGCCCTGGCGCCTGTTACAATGGGAACATCCCTGATTGTCACAGCAGTGGGCCTGGGCGTGGCTGCAGCAGGCGGGTTAACATCGGCGTCGGCCAGTATCTCCAACACCGTCCATGGCTCGATGGACCGCAAGAAAGTGGAGCGTATCGTGAAGGACTTCCAGAGCAAGATGGCCGACATCGACAAATGCACACGATTCATCAAACGGGGCATCGAGAACCTGCGAGAGTTAAATGCTCCCAAG GTGAAAAAGCTAAAGGCGTACGATAGCGATTTCTCCGGAATCAACAATATCTACGAGGATGGTGTCATGGCGGGCAAAGCAGTGCTTATCAATGCCAATGAGATCACCAGGTTCACACAAGTCGCCATGGCAACAGGTGGCACAGCAGCCAGAGCAGTTCAGGTTGCAGCCATGGCGACGGGCGTCCTCACCGGTCTCTTTGTTGCCATGGATGTTTACTTCGTGGCAAAGGACTCTCATGAACTTAGGAAAGGAGCCAAGTCGGAATTTGCCAGAAAGATCAGGGATGTGGCAGAGCAGCTGCATCAAGGACTGGTGGAGCTCAATATGATCCGAGAGGAGCTGCAGTGTTCCAACACCTCCATGATCTCCATCTCCAGCCCCTCATCCTCCATATCCACCTCAACCGCCCTGTCCTCCTCTTCATCCACCTCTGGCACCTCCATCTCTTCCTCTACTTTTCCTTGCGCATCCTCTTCTCTGTCACAGAACACTGAAGCACAGGCAGAAGCTCAAACTctgtcctga
- the apol1 gene encoding apolipoprotein L1 isoform X2: MDDEKSGGMLSSFFRRSPKLAQNCTHDQGAGSSDITEKKDRADETPLVPPRPSEEELRKTISHRLSVNPTDADHNQDSVVSGNKQQVKGSEDEGGQDDSDKHVNEAASAVEREKIPPKKKNVKKKKNPFMPHVTAKSKMVQKKSGEDGTDDVENSLMEQLNGFRLERVHSEDEEDLDSLMEWWSTVQQWEPMFKDEDMTEKEEAKTFALTAEKVQRGIRVFNQLFSERAEALWQHIIDLSLIADGLDRFNKRAKVAQITGGSTSAIGGVATITGLALAPVTMGTSLIVTAVGLGVAAAGGLTSASASISNTVHGSMDRKKVERIVKDFQSKMADIDKCTRFIKRGIENLRELNAPKVKKLKAYDSDFSGINNIYEDGVMAGKAVLINANEITRFTQVAMATGGTAARAVQVAAMATGVLTGLFVAMDVYFVAKDSHELRKGAKSEFARKIRDVAEQLHQGLVELNMIREELQCSNTSMISISSPSSSISTSTALSSSSSTSGTSISSSTFPCASSSLSQNTEAQAEAQTLS; the protein is encoded by the exons ATGGACGAT GAAAAGTCAGGAGGAATGCTGAGCAGCTTTTTCAGGCGCTCTCCCAAACTGGCTCAGAACTGCACTCATGACCAG gGTGCTGGGAGCTCAGACATCACAGAGAAGAAAGACCGAGCAGATGAAACCCCTCTCGTCCCTCCAAGACCCAGTGAGGAg GAGCTCAGAAAGACCATCTCACACCGTCTGAGTGTGAATCCAACCGACGCGGATCATAATCAG GATTCTGTTGTGTCTGGCAACAAACAGCAGGTCAAAGGAAGTGAAGATGAAGGAGGTCAG GATGACAGTGACAAGCATGTGAACGAAGCAGCCTCTGCAgtcgagagagaaaaaataccG CCAAAGAAAAAGaatgtaaagaaaaagaagaatccCTTCATGCCTCATGTGACAGCTAAG agtAAAATGGTTCAGAAGAAGAGCGGAGAAGACGGCACTGATGATGTAGAG AATTCGCTCATGGAGCAGCTGAACGGGTTTCGTCTGGAACGAGTTCACAGCGAAGACGAGGAG GATCTTGACAGCCTCATGGAGTGGTGGAGCACGGTCCAAC AATGGGAGCCGATGTTCAAAGATGAAGATATGACAGAAAAAGAGGAGGCTAA GACATTTGCATTAACAGCTGAAAAGGTGCAACGCGGCATTCGCGTGTTTAACCAGCTGTTTTCAGAGCGAGCAGAAGCTCTTTGGCAGCACATCATTGATCTCAGCCTCATCGCCGACGGTCTGGACCGCTTCAACAAAAGGGCCAAAGTGGCCCAGATCACAGGTGGCTCCACCAGCGCTATTGGGGGTGTGGCCACTATAACAGGCCTCGCCCTGGCGCCTGTTACAATGGGAACATCCCTGATTGTCACAGCAGTGGGCCTGGGCGTGGCTGCAGCAGGCGGGTTAACATCGGCGTCGGCCAGTATCTCCAACACCGTCCATGGCTCGATGGACCGCAAGAAAGTGGAGCGTATCGTGAAGGACTTCCAGAGCAAGATGGCCGACATCGACAAATGCACACGATTCATCAAACGGGGCATCGAGAACCTGCGAGAGTTAAATGCTCCCAAG GTGAAAAAGCTAAAGGCGTACGATAGCGATTTCTCCGGAATCAACAATATCTACGAGGATGGTGTCATGGCGGGCAAAGCAGTGCTTATCAATGCCAATGAGATCACCAGGTTCACACAAGTCGCCATGGCAACAGGTGGCACAGCAGCCAGAGCAGTTCAGGTTGCAGCCATGGCGACGGGCGTCCTCACCGGTCTCTTTGTTGCCATGGATGTTTACTTCGTGGCAAAGGACTCTCATGAACTTAGGAAAGGAGCCAAGTCGGAATTTGCCAGAAAGATCAGGGATGTGGCAGAGCAGCTGCATCAAGGACTGGTGGAGCTCAATATGATCCGAGAGGAGCTGCAGTGTTCCAACACCTCCATGATCTCCATCTCCAGCCCCTCATCCTCCATATCCACCTCAACCGCCCTGTCCTCCTCTTCATCCACCTCTGGCACCTCCATCTCTTCCTCTACTTTTCCTTGCGCATCCTCTTCTCTGTCACAGAACACTGAAGCACAGGCAGAAGCTCAAACTctgtcctga
- the apol1 gene encoding apolipoprotein L1 isoform X1: MDDEKSGGMLSSFFRRSPKLAQNCTHDQGAGSSDITEKKDRADETPLVPPRPSEEELRKTISHRLSVNPTDADHNQDSVVSGNKQQVKGSEDEGGQDDSDKHVNEAASAVEREKIPPKKKNVKKKKNPFMPHVTAKSKMVQKKSGEDGTDDVEKNSLMEQLNGFRLERVHSEDEEDLDSLMEWWSTVQQWEPMFKDEDMTEKEEAKTFALTAEKVQRGIRVFNQLFSERAEALWQHIIDLSLIADGLDRFNKRAKVAQITGGSTSAIGGVATITGLALAPVTMGTSLIVTAVGLGVAAAGGLTSASASISNTVHGSMDRKKVERIVKDFQSKMADIDKCTRFIKRGIENLRELNAPKVKKLKAYDSDFSGINNIYEDGVMAGKAVLINANEITRFTQVAMATGGTAARAVQVAAMATGVLTGLFVAMDVYFVAKDSHELRKGAKSEFARKIRDVAEQLHQGLVELNMIREELQCSNTSMISISSPSSSISTSTALSSSSSTSGTSISSSTFPCASSSLSQNTEAQAEAQTLS, translated from the exons ATGGACGAT GAAAAGTCAGGAGGAATGCTGAGCAGCTTTTTCAGGCGCTCTCCCAAACTGGCTCAGAACTGCACTCATGACCAG gGTGCTGGGAGCTCAGACATCACAGAGAAGAAAGACCGAGCAGATGAAACCCCTCTCGTCCCTCCAAGACCCAGTGAGGAg GAGCTCAGAAAGACCATCTCACACCGTCTGAGTGTGAATCCAACCGACGCGGATCATAATCAG GATTCTGTTGTGTCTGGCAACAAACAGCAGGTCAAAGGAAGTGAAGATGAAGGAGGTCAG GATGACAGTGACAAGCATGTGAACGAAGCAGCCTCTGCAgtcgagagagaaaaaataccG CCAAAGAAAAAGaatgtaaagaaaaagaagaatccCTTCATGCCTCATGTGACAGCTAAG agtAAAATGGTTCAGAAGAAGAGCGGAGAAGACGGCACTGATGATGTAGAG AAGAATTCGCTCATGGAGCAGCTGAACGGGTTTCGTCTGGAACGAGTTCACAGCGAAGACGAGGAG GATCTTGACAGCCTCATGGAGTGGTGGAGCACGGTCCAAC AATGGGAGCCGATGTTCAAAGATGAAGATATGACAGAAAAAGAGGAGGCTAA GACATTTGCATTAACAGCTGAAAAGGTGCAACGCGGCATTCGCGTGTTTAACCAGCTGTTTTCAGAGCGAGCAGAAGCTCTTTGGCAGCACATCATTGATCTCAGCCTCATCGCCGACGGTCTGGACCGCTTCAACAAAAGGGCCAAAGTGGCCCAGATCACAGGTGGCTCCACCAGCGCTATTGGGGGTGTGGCCACTATAACAGGCCTCGCCCTGGCGCCTGTTACAATGGGAACATCCCTGATTGTCACAGCAGTGGGCCTGGGCGTGGCTGCAGCAGGCGGGTTAACATCGGCGTCGGCCAGTATCTCCAACACCGTCCATGGCTCGATGGACCGCAAGAAAGTGGAGCGTATCGTGAAGGACTTCCAGAGCAAGATGGCCGACATCGACAAATGCACACGATTCATCAAACGGGGCATCGAGAACCTGCGAGAGTTAAATGCTCCCAAG GTGAAAAAGCTAAAGGCGTACGATAGCGATTTCTCCGGAATCAACAATATCTACGAGGATGGTGTCATGGCGGGCAAAGCAGTGCTTATCAATGCCAATGAGATCACCAGGTTCACACAAGTCGCCATGGCAACAGGTGGCACAGCAGCCAGAGCAGTTCAGGTTGCAGCCATGGCGACGGGCGTCCTCACCGGTCTCTTTGTTGCCATGGATGTTTACTTCGTGGCAAAGGACTCTCATGAACTTAGGAAAGGAGCCAAGTCGGAATTTGCCAGAAAGATCAGGGATGTGGCAGAGCAGCTGCATCAAGGACTGGTGGAGCTCAATATGATCCGAGAGGAGCTGCAGTGTTCCAACACCTCCATGATCTCCATCTCCAGCCCCTCATCCTCCATATCCACCTCAACCGCCCTGTCCTCCTCTTCATCCACCTCTGGCACCTCCATCTCTTCCTCTACTTTTCCTTGCGCATCCTCTTCTCTGTCACAGAACACTGAAGCACAGGCAGAAGCTCAAACTctgtcctga
- the LOC108267718 gene encoding adiponectin: MALLSALWFSVLLLQHFELRLSAGAETLSCPAPAGVPGSPGHNGLPGRDGRDGHPGPKGDKGELGLSVQGPPGKIGPEGPTGPAGPKGQKGDPGNLLNPSSLPTELEQIKYLVNLILQEQPKVAFWATLSSRADPYRDIGPFKDRQTLVYKSALTNIGNAYDTNTGIFTAPVRGVYYFNVVLFNANPPSTGVEIMKNGVLLAAVTDNTPGHDSEDTASNSVTLLLEKGDQIYNELLVNRKVYTDSAGRNSFSGHLLYAMTNIE, translated from the exons ATGGCGCTGTTGAGTGCTCTGTGGTTCTCGGTTCTGCTGCTGCAACACTTCGAGCTCCGTCTGAGTGCTGGAGCTGAGACTCTCAGCTGTCCTGCACCGGCTGGAGTCCCGGGTTCTCCTGGACACAATGGCCTTCCTGGACGAGACGGAAGAGACGGACATCCTGGACCTAAAGGAGACAAGGGAgagttgg GTCTGAGTGTGCAGGGACCTCCAGGTAAAATAGGACCAGAAGGTCCAACAGGTCCAGCAGGACCTAAGGGACAGAAAGGAGATCCAG GCAATTTGCTGAACCCATCATCTCTACCGACAGAACTCGAACAGATTAAATACCTGGTTAATCTGATACTGCAAG AGCAACCCAAAGTGGCATTCTGGGCCACACTCTCCTCCCGTGCAGATCCTTACAGAGACATCGGACCATTTAAGGATCGTCAGACTCTGGTGTACAAAAGTGCTTTGACCAACATCGGTAATGCCTACGACACAAATACAG GTATCTTTACAGCACCAGTTAGAGGAGTGTACTACTTCAATGTTGTGCTCTTCAACGCAAACCCTCCCTCAACTGGTGTGGAAATAATGAAGAATGGAGTGCTTTTGGCTGCAGTGACCGATAATACACCAGGACACGACTCTGAGGACACGGCAAGTAACTCGGTCACTCTGCTGCTCGAGAAAGGAGACCAGATTTACAACGAGCTCCTGGTGAACCGGAAAGTTTACACGGATTCTGCGGGACGTAATTCGTTCAGTGGCCATCTTCTGTACGCAATGACCAACATTGAATAA
- the LOC108267719 gene encoding adiponectin isoform X2 codes for MALLSALWFSVLLLQHFELRLSAGAETLSCPALAGVPGSPGHNGLPGRDGRDGHPGPKGDKGELGLSVQGPPGKIGPEGPTGPAGLKGQKGDPGIMAKVAFSATLSTLTSGSRNIGPYSERRTLVYENALTNVGNAYNPKTGIFTAPVKGVYYFSIVLFNAFDNSTGLSLMKNGEAIVSVSDNPPRADTEDTAGNSVSLLLEKGDRVYLELLENRKVYTDRWRRNTFSGHLLFTM; via the exons ATGGCGCTGTTGAGTGCTCTGTGGTTCTCGGTTCTGCTGCTGCAACACTTCGAGCTCCGTCTGAGTGCTGGAGCTGAGACTCTCAGCTGTCCTGCACTGGCTGGAGTCCCGGGTTCTCCAGGACACAATGGCCTTCCTGGACGAGATGGAAGAGACGGACATCCTGGACCTAAAGGAGACAAGGGAgagttgg GTCTGAGTGTGCAGGGACCTCCAGGTAAAATAGGACCAGAAGGTCCAACAGGTCCAGCAGGACTTAAGGGACAGAAAGGAGATCCAG GTATCATGGCCAAAGTGGCGTTCTCAGCCACACTGTCTACCCTTACATCTGGCTCTAGAAATATCGGACCGTACTCAGAACGTCGGACTCTAGTGTACGAAAATGCTTTGACGAACGTCGGCAACGCTTACAACCCCAAAACAG GTATCTTCACAGCGCCTGTAAAAGGAGTGTACTACTTTAGTATTGTCCTCTTCAACGCGTTTGATAACTCAACCGGCCTGTCCCTGATGAAGAACGGAGAAGCGATTGTTTCAGTCTCCGATAACCCGCCCAGAGCTGACACCGAGGACACAGCAGGTAACTCTGTCTCGCTGCTGCTTGAGAAAGGAGACCGGGTCTACCTGGAACTCCTGGAGAACCGGAAAGTTtatacagacagatggagacgCAACACATTCAGTGGCCATCTCCTCTTTACAATGTAA
- the LOC108267719 gene encoding adiponectin isoform X1: MALLSALWFSVLLLQHFELRLSAGAETLSCPALAGVPGSPGHNGLPGRDGRDGHPGPKGDKGELGLSVQGPPGKIGPEGPTGPAGLKGQKGDPGDFSSASLKQDVEQIKHQLNVLLRGIMAKVAFSATLSTLTSGSRNIGPYSERRTLVYENALTNVGNAYNPKTGIFTAPVKGVYYFSIVLFNAFDNSTGLSLMKNGEAIVSVSDNPPRADTEDTAGNSVSLLLEKGDRVYLELLENRKVYTDRWRRNTFSGHLLFTM, translated from the exons ATGGCGCTGTTGAGTGCTCTGTGGTTCTCGGTTCTGCTGCTGCAACACTTCGAGCTCCGTCTGAGTGCTGGAGCTGAGACTCTCAGCTGTCCTGCACTGGCTGGAGTCCCGGGTTCTCCAGGACACAATGGCCTTCCTGGACGAGATGGAAGAGACGGACATCCTGGACCTAAAGGAGACAAGGGAgagttgg GTCTGAGTGTGCAGGGACCTCCAGGTAAAATAGGACCAGAAGGTCCAACAGGTCCAGCAGGACTTAAGGGACAGAAAGGAGATCCAG GAGATTTTTCGAGTGCATCTCTAAAGCAAGACGTTGAACAGATCAAACACCAACTCAATGTGTTGCTGCGAG GTATCATGGCCAAAGTGGCGTTCTCAGCCACACTGTCTACCCTTACATCTGGCTCTAGAAATATCGGACCGTACTCAGAACGTCGGACTCTAGTGTACGAAAATGCTTTGACGAACGTCGGCAACGCTTACAACCCCAAAACAG GTATCTTCACAGCGCCTGTAAAAGGAGTGTACTACTTTAGTATTGTCCTCTTCAACGCGTTTGATAACTCAACCGGCCTGTCCCTGATGAAGAACGGAGAAGCGATTGTTTCAGTCTCCGATAACCCGCCCAGAGCTGACACCGAGGACACAGCAGGTAACTCTGTCTCGCTGCTGCTTGAGAAAGGAGACCGGGTCTACCTGGAACTCCTGGAGAACCGGAAAGTTtatacagacagatggagacgCAACACATTCAGTGGCCATCTCCTCTTTACAATGTAA
- the LOC108267190 gene encoding uncharacterized protein LOC108267190, translating into MKLNLFHLLCLNAVVPVTLLIPLAPILIKKNMTWLDAQKYCRSAHFDLAQVKTATDWVMVGNTLAKQSVTGPVWLGLYNDFDNWRFSLNDFPLQNITLNKWGSGEPSNLNGHETCAAIDQKGLWWDTVCQGVKTFICYDAIGASRYVGVTTMLNWSDAQAYCRQHYTDLASPLTLADNSLVQQVAIVQGFSWLGLFRDGWKWVDGTKVDQLLWKFPLPDNANPQENCGTLNGGILYDEKCTSQYYFVCDFIPVVKHVVKLHVKSDDSVFDPAVQSAILEQIKQKLGTEAKVSWRVQPDGKIFHKIIQHNSTLNCSENMQLQNP; encoded by the exons CTGTTGTTCCAGTCACCCTGCTCATCCCACTAGCCCCAATCCTGATCAAGAAAAACATGACATGGTTAGATGCGCAGAAATACTGCAGGAGTGCACACTTTGACCTGGCTCAAGTTAAAACTGCAACTGATTGGGTGATGGTAGGAAACACGTTAGCGAAACAAAGTGTAACAGGACCTGTCTGGCTCGGACTTTACAACGACTTTGACAACTGGCGCTTTTCCCTGAATGATTTCCCGTTACAGAATATAACTCTTAATAAATGGGGCAGTGGAGAACCTAGTAATCTTAATGGTCATGAGACATGTGCTGCAATAGACCAAAAAGGACTGTGGTGGGATACAGTTTGCCAAGGTGTAAAAACCTTCATATGCTATGACG CTATTGGTGCAAGCAGGTATGTTGGTGTCACTACTATGTTGAACTGGTCCGACGCTCAGGCTTACTGCAGGCAGCATTACACAGACCTGGCCAGCCCGTTAACTCTCGCAGACAACAGCCTGGTACAGCAAGTGGCAATAGTCCAGGGGTTTTCTTGGTTAGGTCTATTCAGGGATGGCTGGAAGTGGGTAGATGGGACCAAAGTGGACCAACTCTTGTGGAAATTCCCACTGCCTGATAATGCCAATCCTCAGGAAAACTGCGGGACACTCAACGGTGGAATACTTTATGATGAAAAATGCACCAGCCAGTACTATTTCGTCTGTGACTTCA TTCCAGTGGTGAAACATGTCGTGAAACTGCATGTGAAGTCTGATGACAGTGTGTTCGATCCTGCTGTACAGTCAGCCATTTTAGAGCAG ATCAAACAGAAGCTGGGCACAGAGGCCAAGGTGTCCTGGAGGGTTCAACCGGACGGAAAAATCTTCCACAAGATAATCCAGCACAACAG cACTTTGAACTGCTCGGAAAATATGCAGCTACAGAACCCTTAA